One window of the Paenibacillus beijingensis genome contains the following:
- the dnaJ gene encoding molecular chaperone DnaJ, which yields MAEKRDYYEVLGVGKDASAEDVKKAYRKLARQYHPDVNKSPDAESKFKEVKDAYDVLSDDQKRATYDQYGHVDPNQGFGGGAQDFGGFGDIFDMFFGGGGGRRDPNAPQRGNDLQYTMTIEFKEAVFGKEKEITIPRTETCDTCHGNGAKPGTKPETCSVCHGSGQQEVVQNTPFGRMVNRRACSNCSGTGRIIKEKCGTCHGSGKVKRQRKIMVRIPAGVDDGAQIRMSGEGEGGTKGGPAGDLYIVLRVKPHEFFERENDDIYCEVPLTFAQAALGDEIEIPTLTEKVKLKVPAGTQTGTYFRLKGKGVPRLRGYGQGDQHVKVTVVTPTNLSEDQKEALRQLSALSGEKANEQHETIFDRMKKAFRGE from the coding sequence TTGGCAGAGAAAAGGGATTACTATGAGGTGCTCGGCGTCGGGAAAGACGCCTCCGCCGAGGATGTGAAGAAGGCGTACCGCAAGCTGGCGCGCCAATACCATCCCGACGTGAACAAGAGTCCCGATGCGGAAAGCAAGTTCAAGGAAGTAAAAGACGCTTACGATGTGCTGAGCGACGACCAGAAACGGGCGACGTACGACCAGTACGGCCATGTAGACCCGAACCAGGGTTTCGGAGGCGGAGCCCAGGACTTCGGAGGCTTCGGCGACATCTTCGATATGTTCTTCGGAGGCGGAGGCGGCCGGCGGGATCCGAATGCGCCGCAGCGGGGCAACGATCTGCAGTATACGATGACGATCGAATTCAAGGAAGCGGTATTCGGCAAGGAGAAGGAAATTACGATTCCGCGCACGGAAACTTGCGATACTTGTCACGGCAACGGCGCGAAGCCGGGCACGAAGCCGGAAACTTGTTCGGTATGTCACGGCTCCGGCCAGCAGGAGGTCGTGCAGAACACGCCGTTCGGGCGCATGGTCAATCGCCGAGCATGCTCGAACTGCAGCGGCACGGGACGCATTATCAAGGAGAAATGCGGAACTTGCCACGGGTCCGGCAAAGTGAAGCGGCAGCGTAAAATTATGGTCCGCATTCCGGCCGGAGTTGACGACGGGGCTCAAATCCGGATGTCCGGCGAAGGCGAAGGCGGCACGAAGGGCGGCCCGGCGGGCGATTTGTACATCGTGCTCCGCGTCAAGCCGCATGAGTTTTTCGAGCGCGAGAACGACGACATTTACTGCGAAGTGCCGCTGACGTTTGCACAGGCGGCGCTGGGCGATGAAATCGAAATTCCGACGCTGACGGAAAAAGTGAAGCTGAAAGTTCCGGCCGGCACGCAGACGGGAACGTATTTCCGGCTGAAAGGCAAAGGCGTTCCGAGACTGCGCGGCTATGGACAGGGCGACCAGCATGTGAAAGTGACGGTCGTCACGCCGACCAATCTGAGCGAGGACCAGAAGGAAGCGCTCCGCCAGCTGTCCGCACTGAGCGGAGAAAAGGCGAACGAGCAGCACGAGACGATTTTTGACCGAATGAAAAAAGCGTTCCGGGGCGAATAG
- a CDS encoding YfhD family protein translates to MTTGREPNKRDPLEELTKAKNEDVEFSAALADEDDLEAVERAKAADERAAQRK, encoded by the coding sequence ATGACAACCGGGCGTGAACCGAACAAACGTGATCCGCTTGAAGAGCTGACAAAGGCCAAAAACGAAGACGTGGAATTTTCCGCAGCTTTGGCGGATGAAGACGATCTGGAAGCGGTGGAGCGCGCGAAGGCGGCTGACGAGCGTGCTGCGCAGCGCAAGTGA
- a CDS encoding spore coat protein, whose product MAAHLGAHETMEVHEILTSTIDGINLFQLYRPHVKDQQLLQILDRQLQFMINEYNQTVQMLNNQGNGQAVPYRTVKNIAPIYGLNNPAAQTPNISMNQMDDRDVASGMLGCHKASASMKMIAALECADPQLRRTMQQGAVNCAEQAYEVWQYMNQNGHYQVPTMKEMTTNTVLNSYQPTTMNNMNMPQMQQQTMAPMNTMNTMNTMRQ is encoded by the coding sequence TTGGCAGCACATTTGGGAGCTCATGAAACGATGGAGGTACATGAAATTTTGACCTCAACGATTGACGGAATCAATCTATTTCAATTGTACCGTCCTCACGTGAAGGATCAACAGCTCCTTCAAATTCTTGACCGTCAGCTGCAGTTTATGATCAATGAATACAACCAAACGGTCCAAATGTTAAATAACCAGGGCAACGGCCAAGCCGTCCCTTACCGTACGGTCAAAAATATAGCGCCGATTTACGGCCTTAACAATCCGGCTGCACAAACTCCCAATATATCGATGAATCAAATGGATGATCGTGATGTTGCAAGCGGCATGCTTGGCTGCCATAAAGCTTCCGCTTCAATGAAAATGATTGCGGCGCTGGAATGTGCCGATCCGCAGCTTCGCCGGACGATGCAGCAAGGAGCCGTCAACTGCGCCGAGCAGGCTTATGAAGTATGGCAGTATATGAACCAAAACGGCCACTACCAAGTGCCGACAATGAAAGAGATGACGACCAATACGGTTCTGAACAGCTACCAGCCGACGACGATGAATAATATGAATATGCCGCAAATGCAGCAGCAGACGATGGCTCCAATGAACACAATGAATACGATGAACACGATGAGACAGTAA
- a CDS encoding response regulator transcription factor yields MARILVVDDDPHIRGVVKLFLEREEYEIGEASDGIAALEKMEAVKYDLVILDIMMPAMDGWELCRQLRHLYDIPLLMLTVQAETTHKVKGFNLGTDDYMVKPFDPQELLVRVKALLKRYRIASSQTVQAGELVMNRKTFETHVAGQSVTLPLKEFELLFKLASYPGKTFTREQLIEDIWGYDHDGVDRTVDVHVNRLRQRFTDDEAGFTIRTIRGLGYRLEEQR; encoded by the coding sequence ATGGCGAGAATTCTCGTTGTCGATGACGACCCGCACATCCGGGGCGTAGTGAAGCTGTTTTTGGAGCGGGAAGAGTATGAAATCGGGGAAGCTTCCGACGGCATTGCGGCGCTGGAGAAGATGGAAGCGGTTAAATACGATTTGGTCATCCTCGATATCATGATGCCTGCGATGGACGGATGGGAGCTGTGCAGGCAGCTGCGCCACCTGTACGACATTCCGCTGCTTATGCTTACCGTGCAGGCGGAAACGACGCATAAAGTGAAGGGCTTCAATTTGGGGACGGACGATTATATGGTGAAGCCTTTTGATCCGCAGGAGCTTCTTGTGCGCGTCAAGGCGCTGCTGAAGCGGTACCGGATCGCCAGCTCGCAGACGGTTCAGGCAGGGGAACTCGTGATGAACCGCAAGACATTCGAGACGCATGTAGCCGGACAATCGGTGACGCTGCCGCTGAAGGAATTCGAGCTGCTGTTCAAGCTGGCAAGCTATCCCGGCAAAACGTTCACGCGCGAGCAGTTGATCGAGGATATTTGGGGCTATGATCATGACGGCGTGGACCGGACGGTCGACGTGCATGTAAACCGTCTGCGCCAGCGGTTTACCGATGACGAGGCGGGCTTTACGATCCGTACGATCCGCGGACTCGGCTACCGGCTGGAGGAGCAGCGGTGA
- a CDS encoding sensor histidine kinase — MKRGRLLLRIAAPFLIFIVVTLVFTSAAFWMTHTLIRHLEGVNAWLGSMNPERREYIQLLATTLISFLLLAVAGRMAAWIGGRFFEHPIKQLIETIRQVSRGDFNIRKPLKRKLQGEFGELSDSIYDMAEELKEMERIRQEFISNVSHEIQSPLTSIRGYSRALKMNPGMEPSEQSRILDIIETESLRLSRLSDNLLKLTSLESVHHPHEPKPLRLDRQLRRLILACEPQWSGKGIELDVALDEVSVTADEDSLSQVWVNLLHNAVKFTPEGGTIAVALTEKEREVEVRIADSGIGIDGEDLPHLFERFYKADKSRNRTGTGSGLGLSIVRKIIELHSGQVTVRSVPGEGSEFTVRLPKPDGPKA, encoded by the coding sequence GTGAAAAGGGGCCGGCTTTTACTCAGGATTGCCGCGCCGTTTCTCATTTTTATCGTTGTGACGCTCGTCTTTACTTCGGCGGCGTTTTGGATGACGCACACTTTAATCCGGCATCTGGAGGGGGTGAATGCGTGGCTCGGGAGCATGAATCCAGAGAGGCGGGAATACATCCAGCTGCTGGCGACGACGCTGATCAGCTTTCTGCTGCTGGCGGTCGCGGGCCGAATGGCCGCATGGATCGGAGGGCGGTTTTTTGAGCACCCCATCAAGCAGTTGATCGAAACGATCCGCCAGGTGAGCCGCGGCGACTTCAACATCCGCAAGCCGCTGAAGCGGAAGCTGCAGGGCGAGTTTGGCGAGCTGTCGGACAGCATTTACGATATGGCGGAAGAGCTGAAAGAAATGGAGAGGATACGGCAGGAGTTTATTTCGAACGTCTCTCATGAAATCCAGTCGCCGCTGACGTCGATCCGCGGCTACAGCCGCGCGCTGAAGATGAACCCCGGCATGGAGCCGTCCGAGCAGTCGCGCATTCTGGACATTATCGAGACGGAAAGCCTGCGCCTGTCCCGGCTCAGCGACAACTTGCTGAAGCTGACCTCGCTGGAGTCGGTCCACCATCCGCACGAGCCGAAGCCGCTGCGGCTGGACCGTCAGCTGCGAAGGCTCATTCTCGCCTGCGAACCGCAGTGGAGCGGCAAAGGAATCGAGCTGGACGTCGCGCTTGACGAGGTGAGCGTGACGGCCGACGAAGATTCCCTCAGCCAGGTGTGGGTCAATCTGCTGCATAACGCGGTCAAATTTACGCCGGAAGGCGGAACGATCGCAGTGGCGCTTACCGAGAAGGAGCGGGAAGTCGAAGTACGGATCGCAGACAGCGGAATCGGAATTGACGGGGAGGACCTGCCCCATCTGTTCGAACGGTTTTACAAGGCGGACAAATCCCGCAATCGGACCGGCACCGGCAGCGGGCTCGGCTTGTCGATCGTCCGCAAAATTATCGAGCTCCACAGCGGGCAAGTAACCGTCCGCAGCGTTCCCGGCGAAGGGAGCGAATTCACGGTCCGGCTGCCGAAGCCGGATGGGCCGAAAGCCTGA
- a CDS encoding TetR/AcrR family transcriptional regulator, translating into MNGFEKRAVIIKEKIMSTTLDMMKKWDPKKIRIADISKQANVSQVTIYNYFGSKETLVRESFKSYIDKSVEAFKEQANKDLSFKEMIEYILLYERNAYDFLSPGLIQELMLDDRDINSYIEEQYNGVIIPLMIRIIEKGKKEGEVSEKVTPRAVLAFVRMYMAQSKALLETGIQQDDFNVFAEELLHLFFYGICGKE; encoded by the coding sequence ATGAACGGATTTGAGAAACGAGCAGTGATCATTAAGGAAAAAATTATGAGCACCACCTTGGACATGATGAAAAAGTGGGACCCGAAAAAAATCCGGATTGCGGACATTTCCAAGCAGGCGAACGTATCGCAAGTGACGATCTACAACTATTTCGGCAGCAAAGAAACGCTCGTGCGCGAATCGTTCAAATCATACATCGACAAGTCCGTTGAAGCGTTTAAAGAGCAGGCGAATAAAGACCTCTCCTTCAAGGAAATGATCGAGTACATTTTGTTATATGAGAGAAACGCCTACGACTTTCTTTCTCCCGGACTGATTCAGGAGCTTATGCTTGATGACCGGGATATCAATTCTTATATTGAGGAGCAGTACAACGGGGTCATCATTCCGCTTATGATTCGGATCATCGAGAAAGGAAAAAAAGAAGGGGAAGTATCCGAAAAGGTAACTCCGCGCGCCGTACTGGCGTTTGTCCGGATGTATATGGCACAATCCAAAGCGCTGCTTGAGACGGGGATACAGCAGGACGATTTCAATGTATTCGCTGAGGAATTGTTGCATCTCTTCTTTTACGGCATATGCGGGAAGGAGTAG
- a CDS encoding ABC transporter ATP-binding protein, whose amino-acid sequence MIVVQDLTKKFPNGKGIDGVSFTVRQGEVFGFLGPNGAGKSTTIRHMMGFMKPDRGFVTIKGMNAWERHGQVQRFVGYLPGEIAFIEGMTGASFLDFMAEMHGMKSAARRGELIERLQFDVHTPIRKMSKGMKQKVGIVAAFMHAPEVVILDEPTSGLDPLMQKEFIEIVLEEKRKGTTFLMSSHSFPEIERTCDRAAIIKDGVIVTVRDMHELQSMQRKLLEVTFERSEDADAFAASGRTVESRQGNRVRFAVQGNYNAFLTDIAQYPIRNLDVFAQNLEDIFMDYYDRKETR is encoded by the coding sequence ATGATAGTCGTGCAAGATTTGACGAAAAAATTCCCGAATGGAAAAGGAATCGACGGTGTTTCGTTTACGGTGCGGCAAGGGGAGGTGTTTGGGTTTCTCGGACCGAACGGCGCAGGCAAGTCGACGACGATCCGCCATATGATGGGTTTTATGAAGCCGGACCGGGGCTTTGTGACGATCAAAGGAATGAACGCGTGGGAGCGGCACGGACAAGTGCAGCGCTTTGTCGGTTATTTGCCCGGGGAAATCGCATTTATTGAGGGAATGACGGGCGCAAGCTTTCTCGATTTTATGGCGGAGATGCACGGAATGAAGAGCGCGGCGAGGCGCGGGGAGCTGATTGAAAGGCTGCAATTCGACGTCCACACGCCGATCCGCAAAATGTCCAAAGGGATGAAGCAGAAGGTCGGTATCGTCGCCGCGTTTATGCACGCTCCCGAGGTCGTGATTCTTGATGAGCCGACATCCGGTCTCGATCCGCTCATGCAAAAAGAGTTTATCGAAATTGTACTGGAAGAAAAGCGGAAAGGAACGACTTTCCTTATGTCTTCGCACAGCTTCCCGGAAATCGAACGAACGTGCGACCGGGCCGCAATTATTAAAGACGGCGTCATTGTAACGGTCAGGGATATGCACGAGCTGCAGTCCATGCAGCGCAAATTGTTGGAAGTGACATTCGAGCGGAGCGAGGATGCGGATGCATTTGCGGCATCCGGCCGGACGGTGGAATCGCGCCAAGGAAACCGGGTGAGGTTCGCCGTTCAAGGAAATTATAATGCGTTTTTAACGGACATCGCCCAATACCCGATCCGCAATCTGGACGTGTTCGCGCAGAACCTGGAAGACATTTTCATGGATTATTATGACCGGAAGGAGACGCGGTAA
- a CDS encoding ABC transporter permease subunit — protein MSIPLFKQMMSLYARGMFSYALGSAFYMLLMFWLYPSIAKNSASINELIQGLPEGVGSAFGLQSGFGSVEAFISGEYYGLILVLILSVFCTQFSTQLVAKLVDQGAMAYLLSAPVTRGKVALTQAAVLFAGLFVIVAVTTLAGFAGYAWFVGGGNEFSPRFLQLNLVVLALFFAVSGISFLVSCLSNDEKRALSISGIITFGFFTMDLLGKISGSIGWLRSLSLFSLYRPGEIAAGTAQMGYATPLLFLIGLAGFAAGIAMFKRRDLPL, from the coding sequence ATGAGTATTCCGCTCTTTAAACAAATGATGTCTCTGTATGCAAGGGGAATGTTCAGCTATGCGCTCGGTTCCGCTTTTTATATGCTGCTGATGTTTTGGCTGTACCCGAGCATCGCGAAAAACAGTGCCTCGATCAACGAGCTCATTCAGGGGCTTCCGGAAGGGGTCGGCAGCGCATTCGGACTGCAAAGCGGCTTCGGCAGCGTCGAGGCGTTCATTTCCGGTGAATATTATGGATTGATTCTTGTCCTTATTTTATCCGTTTTCTGCACGCAGTTTTCGACGCAGCTGGTGGCTAAGCTGGTGGATCAGGGCGCGATGGCTTACCTGCTATCCGCTCCCGTTACGAGAGGAAAAGTAGCACTTACGCAGGCAGCCGTGCTCTTCGCCGGACTGTTTGTCATCGTCGCCGTGACAACATTGGCCGGTTTTGCCGGTTACGCCTGGTTTGTCGGCGGCGGGAACGAATTCAGCCCGAGGTTTCTGCAGCTGAATCTCGTCGTGCTGGCGCTGTTTTTTGCGGTATCGGGCATCTCGTTTCTGGTGTCATGCCTGTCAAATGATGAAAAGAGGGCGCTCAGCATATCCGGCATCATTACGTTCGGATTCTTCACGATGGATCTGCTCGGCAAAATAAGCGGCTCGATCGGCTGGCTCCGCAGCTTGTCGCTGTTCTCCTTATACCGCCCGGGGGAAATCGCCGCCGGAACTGCGCAGATGGGATACGCCACTCCGCTGCTGTTTCTGATCGGGTTGGCCGGCTTCGCCGCCGGCATTGCGATGTTCAAGAGAAGGGATTTGCCGTTGTAA
- the prmA gene encoding 50S ribosomal protein L11 methyltransferase, giving the protein MISNFLHEMGAGGVSIEESGTLNRQRDTSYGQWYETPLNDIPEGQAVICGYFAEGTDIGQLTDELKPRIEQLREYDIDPGSYEMTARIVDEEDWANAWKQYFKPIRVTDKLTIKPTWEVYTPQEGEAIIELDPGMAFGTGTHPTTALCLRTLESVVREGDEVIDVGTGSGILAIGACRLGASGVLAVDLDPVAVSSATENVRLNGLQDRVEVRLSDLLGVLRADTADEAAGKPAGEAVQRPFNVTVPVDVVVANILAEIILLFIDDVYEALKPGGFYIASGIYMNKEEDVEAALLAAGFEIVDRRREENWVAFVAGKPKREA; this is encoded by the coding sequence ATGATTTCGAACTTTTTGCACGAGATGGGAGCGGGCGGCGTCTCCATAGAAGAGTCGGGAACGCTGAACAGGCAGCGGGACACGTCGTACGGCCAATGGTATGAAACCCCGCTTAACGATATCCCGGAGGGACAAGCCGTCATCTGCGGTTATTTTGCCGAAGGCACCGATATCGGGCAGCTGACGGATGAGCTGAAGCCCCGCATCGAGCAGCTGCGCGAGTACGATATCGATCCCGGCAGCTATGAAATGACAGCGCGGATTGTAGACGAGGAAGATTGGGCGAACGCCTGGAAGCAATATTTCAAGCCGATCCGCGTCACCGACAAGCTGACGATTAAACCGACCTGGGAAGTTTATACGCCTCAGGAAGGCGAAGCGATTATCGAGCTCGACCCCGGCATGGCGTTCGGCACGGGCACGCATCCGACAACGGCGCTTTGCCTGCGTACGCTCGAATCGGTCGTGCGCGAAGGGGACGAAGTGATCGACGTCGGCACGGGCTCCGGCATATTGGCGATCGGCGCCTGCCGCCTCGGCGCATCCGGCGTGCTGGCCGTCGACCTTGATCCGGTGGCGGTGTCCAGCGCGACCGAGAATGTGCGGCTGAACGGGCTGCAGGATCGGGTTGAAGTGCGGCTGAGCGATTTGCTCGGCGTGCTGCGCGCGGATACGGCGGATGAGGCTGCAGGGAAACCGGCCGGAGAAGCGGTGCAGCGTCCTTTTAACGTTACGGTGCCTGTCGATGTCGTCGTGGCGAACATTTTGGCCGAAATTATTTTGCTGTTTATCGACGACGTGTACGAGGCGCTGAAGCCGGGAGGCTTCTATATCGCTTCGGGCATTTATATGAACAAGGAAGAGGACGTCGAAGCGGCCCTTCTTGCCGCCGGGTTCGAAATTGTGGACCGCAGAAGGGAAGAAAACTGGGTGGCGTTCGTGGCCGGCAAGCCGAAGAGGGAGGCATAA
- a CDS encoding site-2 protease family protein, producing the protein MENFLAFPLQHLPFIALVLIIAFTVHEFAHAYSAYKFGDMTAYNEGRVTLNPRVHLDVLGTILILLAGFGWAKPVPVNPSRFKYPRAMGIVVSLLGPVSNLLLAVIGLLIFHLLDNSGVLIDASRGVQMAVQTFMSYFIYLNMLLFLFNLIPLPPLDGYRILADLLPLRARYKIEQYAQWGSYIFLLLVFIPPLRQVTLDPYLSLIPQIIEFFSSLIGTIF; encoded by the coding sequence GTGGAAAATTTCCTTGCGTTCCCGCTTCAGCATTTGCCGTTTATTGCGCTGGTACTCATTATCGCGTTCACGGTGCATGAATTTGCACATGCTTACAGCGCGTACAAGTTCGGTGATATGACCGCCTACAATGAAGGCCGGGTGACGCTTAACCCGCGCGTTCATTTGGATGTGCTCGGTACGATTCTTATTCTGCTCGCCGGATTCGGCTGGGCGAAGCCGGTGCCCGTCAATCCGTCCCGCTTCAAATATCCGCGGGCGATGGGCATCGTCGTCTCCTTGCTTGGTCCGGTCAGCAATTTGCTGCTTGCGGTCATCGGTCTGCTCATCTTCCATCTGCTAGATAACAGCGGCGTGTTGATCGATGCTTCCCGCGGTGTGCAAATGGCGGTCCAAACGTTTATGAGTTATTTCATTTACCTTAATATGCTGCTGTTCCTGTTCAATCTGATTCCGCTGCCGCCGCTGGACGGCTACCGTATCCTTGCGGATCTATTGCCGCTTAGGGCAAGGTACAAGATCGAGCAGTATGCACAATGGGGGTCGTACATTTTCCTGCTGCTCGTGTTTATCCCGCCGCTGCGGCAGGTAACGCTTGATCCGTATTTATCGCTGATCCCGCAGATCATCGAGTTTTTTAGTTCGCTTATCGGAACGATTTTTTAA
- a CDS encoding MFS transporter, with the protein MKSNMWKIYMLAAVSFLVGTSEFIIAGILDKVADDIGISVSAAGQLITVFSLAYGFGTPVLMAASARMERRKLLLYSLGLFIIGNAIAFALPGFGFVVASRIIMALGAGVFVVTSLTIASNLAPQGKQASAIATLVMGFSFSLIIGVPLGRVIASAFNWTTVFGAIGALGLLAMLAIALTIPHTKGEEPVPLLKQLALLKDPKIVVALLVSFFWIGGYSIAYTYISPFLLTVTGMSEQTVSAALFAFGIASLIGSQLGGYSTDKWGASWTLTGGMLLHAATLVLLSLAAQSPAVVFPLLMLWAFSAWSSGPTVNYNLITLAPEASGILLSLNMSVVQFAMASGAALGGIVVQQASLTSISWIAAAAVTVAAGTAAASLKISQASRRKTEEKKLREAAGA; encoded by the coding sequence ATGAAGTCGAACATGTGGAAAATTTACATGCTTGCCGCGGTCAGTTTTCTCGTCGGAACGTCGGAGTTTATTATTGCAGGCATTTTGGATAAGGTTGCGGACGATATCGGGATTTCGGTATCCGCTGCCGGACAGCTCATTACCGTTTTCTCGCTCGCTTACGGCTTCGGGACACCCGTCCTGATGGCCGCGTCGGCCCGTATGGAGCGGCGCAAGCTGCTGCTCTACTCACTTGGCTTGTTCATCATTGGGAACGCAATCGCGTTTGCGCTGCCGGGCTTCGGATTTGTAGTCGCATCCCGAATTATTATGGCTCTTGGCGCCGGCGTATTCGTTGTGACGTCATTAACGATCGCGTCCAATTTGGCTCCGCAAGGCAAGCAGGCGAGCGCCATCGCAACGCTTGTAATGGGCTTCAGCTTCTCCCTGATTATCGGGGTTCCGCTCGGCAGGGTCATCGCTTCCGCCTTTAATTGGACGACGGTCTTCGGAGCCATCGGCGCATTGGGACTGCTCGCCATGCTCGCGATCGCACTGACGATTCCGCACACGAAGGGTGAGGAACCGGTGCCGCTGCTCAAGCAGCTGGCGCTGCTGAAGGATCCGAAAATCGTCGTCGCCCTGCTCGTCAGCTTCTTTTGGATCGGCGGTTATTCGATCGCCTATACGTACATTTCGCCTTTCCTGCTCACCGTTACCGGTATGAGTGAACAAACGGTAAGCGCGGCGCTGTTCGCATTCGGCATTGCCAGCCTGATCGGTTCCCAATTGGGCGGGTACAGTACCGACAAATGGGGCGCTTCATGGACGCTGACCGGCGGCATGCTGCTGCATGCGGCGACGCTTGTGCTGCTGTCGCTGGCGGCACAATCTCCGGCTGTCGTATTCCCGCTGCTCATGCTGTGGGCGTTCTCGGCCTGGTCGTCGGGTCCGACCGTCAATTACAATCTCATTACGCTCGCTCCCGAGGCTTCCGGCATCCTGCTCAGCTTGAACATGTCGGTTGTGCAGTTTGCGATGGCCTCCGGCGCGGCCCTCGGGGGGATCGTCGTGCAACAGGCTTCGCTGACGTCCATCAGCTGGATTGCCGCCGCAGCCGTCACCGTTGCGGCAGGAACAGCCGCCGCTTCGCTGAAAATATCTCAAGCAAGCCGCCGGAAAACGGAAGAGAAAAAATTGCGCGAGGCTGCCGGCGCTTAA
- a CDS encoding ArsR/SmtB family transcription factor, which translates to MLEHVTDQAGLKQAVKVYKALGEPTRLKIALLLTEERNLCCTDIKSKLESIAGSTLSHHLKQLTDCGLLEQRKDGTYVFFSVNREVARKYAPYLLD; encoded by the coding sequence ATGCTCGAACACGTTACGGACCAAGCGGGATTAAAACAAGCGGTCAAAGTATACAAAGCACTCGGGGAACCGACCCGGCTGAAAATCGCGCTGTTGCTGACCGAGGAACGAAATTTGTGCTGCACCGATATCAAGAGCAAGCTCGAATCGATCGCCGGCTCGACGCTGTCTCATCATTTGAAGCAGCTAACGGATTGCGGCCTGCTGGAGCAGCGCAAGGACGGAACGTACGTCTTTTTCAGCGTGAACCGCGAGGTTGCCCGGAAGTATGCGCCGTATTTGCTGGATTAG
- a CDS encoding DMT family transporter, with protein MAKVWGSIILVTLIWGYTWVTMKIGLEYIPPFLFAALRFLIGAVPLLLLQLALKKPLLPARRDWIPIGTMSVLMSLGYSGLLMYGMRFVNSGQTSVLVYTMPIFVTVLAHFFLKEKLTATKGIGLAFGFAGLLFILGPQLHRFAFDQAFMGQILILLSALSWGCANIFSKLKFSNYDIMKMTCWQLLLGGVMLLVISAAAEPWSNVQWTLPSVSSLLFNGIFSTSVTFVAWFWVLGRIEASTASMTLMTVPILGLFFGWLQLHEQLTANIAAGALLICLGIFFGARKRAAKQVPAQGRL; from the coding sequence ATGGCAAAAGTTTGGGGATCGATCATATTGGTGACGCTCATTTGGGGCTATACATGGGTTACAATGAAAATCGGGCTGGAATATATCCCGCCCTTCCTGTTTGCGGCGCTTCGCTTTCTTATCGGAGCGGTTCCGCTGCTCCTTCTTCAATTGGCGCTTAAAAAGCCGCTCCTGCCCGCCAGGCGGGACTGGATCCCGATCGGCACGATGAGCGTACTGATGTCGCTCGGTTATTCGGGGCTCTTAATGTACGGCATGCGCTTTGTCAATTCCGGCCAAACGTCGGTGCTCGTCTATACGATGCCGATTTTCGTGACGGTGCTCGCCCACTTCTTTTTGAAAGAAAAACTGACGGCCACGAAAGGAATCGGACTTGCCTTCGGGTTCGCGGGTCTCCTGTTCATATTGGGGCCGCAGCTGCACCGGTTCGCGTTCGATCAAGCATTCATGGGGCAAATCCTCATTTTGCTGTCGGCCTTAAGCTGGGGCTGCGCCAATATTTTCAGCAAATTGAAGTTTTCGAATTACGACATCATGAAGATGACGTGCTGGCAGCTGTTACTGGGAGGCGTTATGCTGCTTGTCATTTCTGCGGCTGCAGAGCCTTGGAGCAATGTCCAGTGGACGCTGCCTTCCGTCTCATCGCTGTTGTTTAACGGCATTTTCTCAACCTCCGTTACCTTTGTCGCCTGGTTTTGGGTGCTCGGAAGAATTGAAGCCTCTACCGCTTCCATGACGCTGATGACGGTTCCGATCCTCGGTCTCTTTTTCGGGTGGCTGCAGCTCCATGAACAATTGACTGCGAATATCGCGGCCGGCGCTTTGCTCATTTGTCTCGGCATTTTCTTCGGAGCCCGCAAGCGCGCGGCAAAACAAGTTCCGGCACAGGGCCGGCTCTGA